Part of the Lolium rigidum isolate FL_2022 chromosome 6, APGP_CSIRO_Lrig_0.1, whole genome shotgun sequence genome, TTCCAATTACTTGcacaaagcaaaacaaaaattgcCGATGGTTGTTAGTCGCAAAATCTATAATCTACCCTTTTTCCCTCGTATCCTAaacctagagctctgataccactttaaCTGTCACGCCCCGAGACCGGGCCTGGACGAGACAGCCGTCGCGCGCCTATAAACCGAGAGGCTTATACTCGTGCAAGGCTAAAAATGCAGGCTTAAAACCAGCACAGTGGATCTCGAGAAGCTCAAATACAACATATTACAACTTTATTTACAACTACACATGGGTTACAACTAGATTCTCTAACTCGCTTCCCACCCGCTGGTCGTGCCTAAACATCCGCCGACGAGGTCTTCTTTAATGACGACATCTGTATCTAAAAAAAAACATAGGGGAGCTGATGAGTACGACAAGTCATACTCAGCAAACAGATTATACACAATCATACAAATTGTAAAATAGAAATGCTTTTCTGAAAACAAAAGGTGGTTAAAGTATTAAGCATATTAAAAAAACGCATGgtgccacacatgaaagtaagtttccctacccgggaatcacaggggtgaaattcacacttttacactctgcagaggggtactccgacatcgacagtcCTGACTAGGTTGCGCTAGTCAAGCAGTGTTCTTATACCCGCTAAGACCCGGACACTCTGACCTACTGATGCcggtcgctcctacggatccatcaccgacacgttcccgaacagaggccgtccccagcggagaacacagacagtcccatacctgaactgtgaTCGGTACAATACGTTTACCTTCGTAGCACCAAGTTTGCTCTTATAAAAACATGTATTTCTCATGTTGATCATTTTCTATCGATATTCGCGCTAATGCCCGATTCGTACCGGTGGCTCCAGCGGATCCATCACCGCGTAACGACACCGACGAATTAGCCCACGAATATCTCCGATACCATCTACCAACTACTATATCATGTATTTAACAACAATATGTATTCTACAAAAATACACGAAGGGTATAAAACAGCTTGCCTCAAATGGATGATAATCCTTCTCGACAGATACCATAATCTATGACGTTAATGTTTTCATAGATCAAAGCTCCTCGTCTCAAAAGAAATCCAATAACAGTACTAATATTCGCTAGAACTAAAGATCGGTCCTCCACTGTGATTGGCAGCACCTCCACGCTATGATTCCGTCGCCTCCAAATTATAACGTAGGCTCGCTCTCTCTTTTTGCCTGGCTAGTTTACTAGTTCTCTCTAGCTACTCCGTCTAACTCTCGCCATGGATCTATCTAATGCATGATATCTAAAGAATGCAGTGCAGCTGCAGGAGCTATTTATAGAACGAAGCAGGGTCGGTTCGCTGACAAAATATCTCGCCGCTATAAGCCGACGCTGACTAAAAAATATCACTGCCGCTTACCGCTCTGCTAACCGCTCGAGGCAAAATATCAGCCGGCTGACATCCTGGCCGTGAGCAAAAGTAACTAGTCTATTGAACTGGTAAACATGCAGCGACTCCACGTACGGCTAAGAATGACTAAGCAACTCAGGCGCTGCCAACAAGGCATGCATGTCCACTAGAGCAAGGCCACGTTGCatctccaagattaaatatttcAAACTTCAACAACACTAGGTCCAGTTCGGTGCTAATACTACACATCATGCTGGCTGATCAGCACTAATACATGCATGTACAAAACGCGATGCACTTCTACTTAGCTTGATCGATGCATTACTGCTACTCCTTGCATGCACAAACAAATCAACTTCATTTATTTATTGCATGCAAACATCTTATTTAAACACTAGAATTTAGCTAGACAAGATAATCTACAGCAAATTATCATTTAACACAAATTAATTAACAACTGGAAATTGGGGTTATCACAGGATTATTCTTGAGGATGAACAACTAAGCTGTTATGGATGAATTGGTCGATGGATGAATTGTTTCCATGGAACTCTTCCTTTTATATGGCTGGGCAGTGCTTTGCTTGGTCGACAGCAAGGTTTTTGGGCTGTGGTGACTAGCCCTGGTGGCTGTGTGTTGTTGAGCATGCATACAGCCTTGTGAGCTATGTGCTAGCTTCTATTGGGTCTTGCTCCAAatctggatcagctcggctgattcgTGTATATCTGCTCTTGGTTATTATTTTCTACCACTTGGTTCAAAGCATTActtctgtttttgtttgtgtACAGGTTAAGGAAGATCAAAATGATCCATATGATCAACATGATCAAGTGAGGATGAAAAATAGCTAGGGTTTTAGCATAGGGTGcttgtaatttcctttttcttgtttaattcaaattcacattgttgcaatataaatgaattatgtaaagacaatgtatgtgtgtatgattatcaataaagctcaagtttctctaGATTGAGCTTGTATTAATTTATTTCCACTGTCTTCTATTTTTAATTGCATTGTTATATAATTATTGTTTGAATTATATAATGCATTATTACATTTGAattgtttgagtttgaatttgaattcaaactcatTGCATTATTCAAGATTCAAATCAAATGATGATCAACTTCTTTTCAAAACCCTAaatcaaaagagatcatgtcaaagtttatcgcactctcaaaaccctaaatcctagatggtgtcgagagagaaacttgatcCCCCTTAGAtgttttatgcaattaagcgcgaaattttcccagatTTTATGATGAGATACACATCCCTTTCCTAAATCTACCCTGCAACTTTCTAGAATCCTGAGATGTTACAGGAGGTCACCCGTGCTCGGACTCGTACTCGCGTGCATACTTGTACGCACCCACGCATGTACGCGTTCGTCCTAGATCGTTGGCCAATGGATTGGTCGCTAACTTAAAAGTGCGGGTATGCTAGCTTGCTTTCCATGACGAGTACAACCTTACGAGGGCACTAGACAGATAgtgcgcttcgccgcgccgcctgccTAATGTTTGCACATCGTAGCCGTAGCAACCTATCCGTTGGAAGTTTAATCGGGTTTTAACACGGTGTACCAGTTGTTTGGTGTAAGAGCAGGTAATTGCAAAATTGCAGACCAGACATATGGAAACCAATAAGATTGCTATTGACATAATTGTGTTAAAATGCGCTGGATAAACATACCAAAATGTGCATTGCAGATTATCAATAATTGCAGCAGAACCACGACCACAACAAACACTAATTCTTGAAATAACTTCACAAAAAATAACTACGGTGTAGTTGACCACGACTCTAAATTGCAAAGTGATGTACTACTAACTTATGAATTAGATGCAAGGCAAGTTGTTGAAAGACGGGGGGCCCTTAGCCCCTTAATGTCATCAAGGAGTAAAGATCTCATTAGCCATCGTATCACTTCACCTACAAATACACCTCGTCATCAAGCCTGAAACTTCCACTTGTACTTGATTGATCTTGCAACCTCTATCTGCTGTGAGGTAGGCCCCAAGGCAAGAACTTGCGGAGATGGATGTTGGTCAAGTGGCCAAAGCAGATGTGTCTCCGCTTCAATAGGGGCACCCAAACAACAATATCAATGTGTTTATATCTATACATATGAGGATTTTAGTATGCTTTGCAATTTCTTGGCGTTGCAAAGATGTATTATACATTTGTTAGTATGAGGTTAAAAAATGCCCTGAAAGGTAGATCACAAAGTTTATTTCTAAAAACAGCCTTATGCGTTGGTACATGCCCTCCACCAATAAAACTTTAGTGTCTAGAGcattaaataaataaaatatctaAAAAAGGTTAACCCAAATGCAAGCTTACATTTGCACGAAACTAACATGTAAAGTAACTAATCACGTGAGAGGCAAAACGACATGATGAGAAACAAACCAGACACAAAACATTAATTGACGAAAGCTCCACTTCACGGTTTATATACTGGCAATCAAAATACTTCCTAAGTCCCATAAAAGTATTAGACTAATCTAAGACAAGTTTCATAAGACGGAGGAAGTCCATAAAAAAGATTATTGGGCACTACAAGATTCTAAGCCCTAAGATCGTTTGAAGGAAAATAGCAAAGACCAGATGGTTCTATTGCAGATTGCAAATTGACTTTCATGGGATGGAAACAGGAAACGTTCAGAACTTTCCGGTAGAACGCCCGAATGAATATTTGTAATGTGACACACACATCGATTCAGACAGAAATCATGAAATCAGAACGGCAAAAGCTACTCCCTAGTACACAAACCAAAGGAAGGAGCAATCGATGGGCAGTACAATTACACGTTGGACTGAACTTTCAGTCCTTGTCAAAAGCTGACGGAAATGATCTTTCTGATAGCGAACCCGCGATGCAACAGCAGAGACCTGAAGAGTGGAGAGTGGACACGTTTCGCTGAGTCGGGTAGCTCGACCGATCACTCCTGCTGCTTTGCGGAGGCAAGGAAAGGGCAGTCTTGCGGCTGGGGGTCAGTAGCAGTTGATGCCGACACCGTAGCCGCTTCCTTCAGCCTaccggcgagcgccgccgcttcctcctccttggCTCCCTTTATAAGCCCGGCGAGAAGCTCCCCTGGGTCGTAGAACACCTCCACGTCCTCCGCCCGCAGCTGCTCGTCCACCTGCGCACACGTATAGTTGACAGTCCAATCAGTTTCCGCGAGTACATATACCAAGATCATTCCATGTTGAATTCAGCGGACATGGTGCGTACCTTGAGGACGGCGACGCCGTAGAACTCGACCTTGTCGCCGGTGGGTGCGTGTCCCTTGTAGGGTCCCTCCATGtgaccactggtagaaaaatggcctttagtcgcggttcgcaactgccattagtcgcggttgattaagcgcgactaaaggcccaaaggcccgtccacgtgggcggctaccgtgcgcctgggcgaaggacctttagtcgcggttggtgtccccaaccgggactaaaggctatttcgttaatttttttaattcatttggatttctaaatttttttcactccgttttttttctttttttttcagaatttctcttatttcagttatttgcatagcttagtctctatctctaactacacttatctctagtcaaattacttactcttggtcaaacttcccgctcggtcacccatcctcccactactccacctctagcacgcttaacatccgagttccattccgttcgcatccaagtgcttcgcgcgcatgtatgtgatagtagtatcatatcaatcctattaacatgttgatcgatgtcacatttctttagtgtttgaatttcaaataattcttttaataaacaaaagtaatgatgtaataataatattgaataaataaataaacattaactttttaatttgtattatttttaattttattaattaattaaatattttttttgccaaatctaaaatctaaaaatttgaaaatctaaaaattgggtaaaaatgatagtaatctttatgcagaatgaaattattaattttaggttttaaaaaattaaaaaaatatataatacataatttatagaaaaaactaaaatcttcctgcttttgtatttccatttggaattttgagaatttaaaaattagctaaccgggtaaaccttggcgaattcggatgtaactttttcccaggatttttttgatatattatacgtttttttcgacgtcgtatgcaaaagttattgcggtttttaccattttttaaactttttttgcaaaaaaagtggaaattcgaatttcttaatttctccgaatagtaggttgcataacatacaagaatctgaaaacaattttttttttgaattttctatcattttcttttgtattttacaaatcaaaaaaaggcgatccacggggggagggtgcagggtgcgtgggagtacagaaactcggaaaaacctttagtcgcggttggtgtccccaaccccaaccgcgactaaagatttttccgccggccgcatccttccatagccctttagtcgcggttggtgttaccaaccgcgactaaaggggtaccctttcgtcgcggatggagcattagtcgcgggttgcctcccgaaccgcgactaaagccccctttagtcgcggttcgaatatttccgggactaatggaggtggacggaagcctctttttttaCTAGTGGACCCCAGTGCCGGAACTTGAAGGCGATGACCGGCGGGCCCGAGTAGACCTTGACGACCTCCCACGCGAAGCCGCGCGGGAACGCAGAGCGGAAGAGGTCGTGCGAGGACTCGAAGGTCTCGGCGGCGGCATCGTAGGCGCCGGTGGCCGGGAGGATCGGGCTCGCGAGTAGCACGTTGTAGCTTCCCACGGCCAGCGTCTCCTCCCCGGTGAGGGCGCGGCCGCCGTTGACGGAGAGGGTGAACCTCCCGGGGCTGACGGACTTGAAGTCGGCGAGGCGGGCCTTGTGCGAGAGCTCCATCTCCCACGTCTTGATCGCGTTCTGCACCGTCTCCTCCAGCGACCCCTCCGGCCACTCCTGCGTAGCAAGGGGACAACGGTCAAGCATACGTGTGATGCATGCAGATGCAGAAGCATCCGCAATTATAATGTAATTAAAAAGGAATCGATTCATGCACACGACAAATTAGGAGCCGTTTCTTCCGACTGATGAGGGACATGATTCATGGGGCGCGCGTGAAGATCGAAGAAGGACGTACCTGCGTCCTGCCAGACTCGAAGAGGCTGTTCACGGCGTCGTACGTCGGCGGCGCGCCGTGCCGCCAGACGGTGTTCTTCTCGCCCTCGCCGGCCAGGTGAGACCTGTACCTGTCGCCGCCAGAGGAGTCGCCCGCTGgtgccgccatcgtcgtcggacgCGCGCGTTGGGCTCTGAACAGCGTGGAGACTGGAGTACCGTGGGTTGTCTGCTTGCTCTCGTGTGTGCGCTCGCGGTTGAATGGGATTATGCGGTAGATGGGTGTTTAATAAGAGAtcggagcgaaaatgggctcgcaccagcGCGTTCCAAACGacgccggctagttttcgagtCAATAGAATCGCAGGCAACTCCGTGCCAGCCCCTTCGTCAGGGCATGAATCGGGTGTACCGGCGCCCCGCGAGTCGGAGCCAGGGCGCCGCTACCACCACGACGCCGTGCCGGAAAATCTCCCGCCACGATGCCGCGCGGGAAATTCTCCCGCCACGACACCGCGCGGGATGTTTCCCGCCTCGTCGGcggtctatattatctctcctccCCCGCCATTGCTGCAAAAATCCTAGAAAATAGCACAATGTGGGATTCGTGGGACGAGGCGACGCTTgaggcggccgtagaagtcgtggaggtggacccgtagctcgcagagtacgaggcgtgggaggaggcggcgctagcggcaacCTAGATGCCTATGACGCGGACGAGCAGCagggccaggaggcggagcggtgGCGCCAGGAGGCGAAGCTgcggcagcaggaggaggagaaccGGCTGGCGCTCAAGGAGGAGAAGAACCGGCTGGCGCTCAAGGAGGCGGAGCGGCTAGAGTTCCAGGAGACGCGGCGACGGCGGGAGGCGCTGATCCAGCGCCAATGGGAGGCGCGCCAGCAGAaggggtgggaggagcttgcgctGCGGCAGTTGCAGCGGGAGGAGACGCAGTGTCAGGATGAGGTCTACGAGGGGCGGCTTTTGGCGGAGATGCAGCTCCGGCACCGGCTATagaggcaggagttggatcaccgtcggcggcgggaggagctggagcaacaactgcgtcaggaggcggtggTCGCGGATAGAGCCGtctacttgacgttcgtggcggagagagcTACGGGGGATCAACGATGGAGGAGCAGCGGAGAGACCAGGGGAGAGAGAATTGGAGAGAGCTCCGGTCGATCGTTCACCTCCACAGAGCCGGgtggccagtaggtagtaggctaAGCAGGTTTCAAATGTCATTCGGGgtcgaggagtgaataatgttttactcggatttgcccgaaaatattattcatttcTCGATCAtgaatgacattaaaatgaaaCTCTACGTATAAATATTTAGTTTATGTAAAAGTATTCTATCGGGCCgcctgtttgggggcgccggtttAGGAACagctccccaaatagaggatgcactgtCGGCGCCCTTTATACGAAAATATCGACGCCTCTGCCGGCAACTATTTAGGGGCCGTCGATGAAGATGCTCTGACTAGCCAATATTCTTCCGCTTCTACCCTATTCTCCCAATAACGTTCGGATGTATCCCTCCATACCGGTATTTAGGGGTAATATTGTTCAGCGTTGGGGCCTAGGCGGTTAACCATTGGGGCAGATTGATCGTGCAAACACTGTTTTGTTCTAGTTCCGCGCGATGATTAATGACAGAATACTAGCAGTCAGACCCTTTCATGCAACCCGATGGGCGTTTTTTTTCGGACGGGGCTTGCCTGCGGCCCGCTCATGCACCGATCCGTGCGGCGCGACTATTTCCTAAGAGCATCCCACTCGTTGGCACTCCACACgctcaaatccggcgaaattttcgtccgaattggaggaagatttggcttggggaggagtagtttcccagtcgtgtgctccccaagcggcgtttctcggggaaaaagaggatggctcggggaatccggacgaaagaggagacacgtgggcgtgggcggttggtttagcttcatccggagtccccgggagaccccgggaaaccgaggatggcatggggagtccggacgaaaataggctcaaatccagaccaaaacgaggaaccgggggcctgactgggccgtttttcgccgtccggatgaaaaaaagtggtcgtggagggcttctcggggagactagtggagatgctctaatcatcCGACGGTTCA contains:
- the LOC124668465 gene encoding pathogen-related protein-like yields the protein MAAPAGDSSGGDRYRSHLAGEGEKNTVWRHGAPPTYDAVNSLFESGRTQEWPEGSLEETVQNAIKTWEMELSHKARLADFKSVSPGRFTLSVNGGRALTGEETLAVGSYNVLLASPILPATGAYDAAAETFESSHDLFRSAFPRGFAWEVVKVYSGPPVIAFKFRHWGHFSTSGHMEGPYKGHAPTGDKVEFYGVAVLKVDEQLRAEDVEVFYDPGELLAGLIKGAKEEEAAALAGRLKEAATVSASTATDPQPQDCPFLASAKQQE